Proteins found in one Pseudomonas marvdashtae genomic segment:
- the purB gene encoding adenylosuccinate lyase, whose protein sequence is MQLSSLTAVSPVDGRYAGKTQALRPIFSEYGLIRARVLVEVRWLQRLAAHPGVGEVPAFSAEANAVLNTLADNFALEHAERVKEIERTTNHDVKAIEYLLKEQAAKLPELANVSEFIHFACTSEDINNLSHALMLREGRDDVLLPLMRQTAQAIRELAIRFADVPMLSRTHGQPASPTTLGKELANVVYRLERQIAQVAAVPLLGKINGAVGNYNAHLSAYPDIDWEANARAFIEDELGLSFNPYTTQIEPHDYIAELFDAIARFNTILIDFDRDIWGYISLGYFKQRTIAGEIGSSTMPHKVNPIDFENSEGNLGIANALFQHLASKLPISRWQRDLTDSTVLRNLGVGFAHSVIAYEASLKGISKLELNEQKIAADLDACWEVLAEPIQTVMRRYNIENPYEKLKELTRGKGISPEALQTFIDGLDMPAEAKAELKKLTPASYIGNAAAQAKRI, encoded by the coding sequence ATGCAGCTCTCTTCGCTCACTGCGGTTTCCCCTGTAGACGGCCGCTACGCCGGCAAAACCCAGGCCCTGCGCCCGATTTTCAGCGAGTACGGCCTGATTCGTGCCCGCGTCCTGGTTGAAGTGCGCTGGCTCCAGCGCCTGGCCGCCCACCCTGGCGTTGGCGAAGTCCCGGCCTTTTCCGCCGAAGCCAACGCGGTATTGAACACCCTGGCCGACAATTTCGCGCTGGAGCACGCCGAGCGCGTCAAAGAGATCGAGCGCACCACCAATCACGACGTCAAGGCCATCGAATACCTGCTCAAGGAGCAGGCCGCCAAGCTGCCGGAGCTGGCCAACGTCAGCGAGTTCATTCACTTTGCCTGCACCAGCGAGGACATCAACAACCTGTCCCACGCCCTGATGCTGCGCGAAGGTCGTGACGACGTGCTGCTGCCGCTGATGCGCCAGACCGCCCAGGCCATCCGCGAGCTGGCAATCCGCTTCGCCGACGTGCCGATGCTCTCGCGCACCCATGGTCAACCGGCCTCGCCGACCACCTTGGGCAAGGAGCTGGCGAACGTGGTGTACCGCCTGGAGCGCCAGATCGCCCAGGTTGCTGCCGTGCCATTGCTGGGCAAGATCAACGGTGCCGTGGGCAACTACAACGCCCACCTCTCGGCCTACCCGGACATCGACTGGGAAGCCAACGCCCGCGCCTTCATCGAAGACGAACTGGGTCTGAGCTTCAACCCGTACACCACGCAGATCGAGCCGCACGACTACATCGCCGAGCTGTTCGATGCGATCGCCCGCTTCAACACCATCCTGATCGACTTCGACCGTGATATCTGGGGCTACATCTCCCTGGGTTACTTCAAGCAGCGCACCATTGCCGGCGAAATCGGTTCCTCGACCATGCCGCATAAGGTCAACCCGATCGACTTCGAAAACTCCGAAGGCAACCTGGGCATCGCCAACGCGCTGTTTCAACACCTGGCGAGCAAGCTGCCGATTTCCCGCTGGCAGCGCGACCTGACCGACTCCACCGTGCTGCGCAACCTGGGCGTGGGTTTTGCCCACAGCGTCATCGCCTACGAGGCCAGCCTCAAGGGCATCAGCAAGCTGGAACTGAACGAGCAGAAAATCGCCGCTGACCTGGACGCCTGCTGGGAAGTCCTGGCCGAGCCGATCCAGACCGTCATGCGTCGCTACAACATCGAAAACCCGTATGAAAAGCTCAAAGAACTGACCCGTGGCAAGGGCATCAGCCCTGAAGCGCTGCAGACTTTCATCGATGGCCTGGACATGCCTGCCGAGGCCAAGGCTGAGCTGAAGAAGCTGACACCGGCCAGTTACATCGGCAACGCAGCGGCACAAGCCAAGCGCATCTGA
- the mnmA gene encoding tRNA 2-thiouridine(34) synthase MnmA translates to MRDPASSNTPKQRVIVGMSGGVDSSVSALLLIEQGYEVEGLFMKNWEEDDGTEYCTAMDDLADAQAVCDKIGIKLHTANFAAEYWDNVFEHFLAEYKAGRTPNPDILCNREIKFKAFLDYAMMLGADLIATGHYVRRRDIDGRTELLKGLDPNKDQSYFLHAVGGEQIAKTLFPVGELEKPEVRAIAEKHQLATAKKKDSTGICFIGERRFSDFLKQYLPAQPGEIKTTEGEVIGRHHGLMYHTIGQRQGLGIGGLKDAGEEPWYVLVKDLEHNELIVGQGNDHPWLFSRALLASDIYWVNPIDLSEPRRLTAKVRYRQSDQPCTLEKTASGYRATFDDPQRAVTPGQSVVFYDDDICLGGGVIEVAEPWSNKA, encoded by the coding sequence ATGCGTGATCCAGCCTCTTCGAATACCCCTAAACAGCGCGTCATAGTCGGCATGTCCGGCGGCGTGGACTCTTCCGTTTCCGCCCTTCTGCTGATCGAGCAGGGTTACGAGGTGGAAGGCCTGTTCATGAAGAACTGGGAAGAAGACGACGGAACCGAATACTGCACCGCCATGGACGACCTCGCAGACGCCCAGGCCGTATGCGACAAGATCGGCATCAAGCTGCACACCGCCAACTTCGCCGCCGAATACTGGGACAACGTGTTCGAGCATTTCCTGGCCGAATACAAGGCTGGGCGCACGCCGAACCCGGACATCCTCTGCAACCGCGAAATCAAGTTCAAGGCGTTCCTTGATTACGCCATGATGCTCGGTGCCGACCTGATCGCCACCGGCCACTACGTGCGCCGCCGCGATATCGACGGCCGCACCGAACTGCTCAAGGGCCTGGACCCGAACAAGGACCAGAGCTACTTCCTGCATGCCGTCGGCGGCGAGCAGATCGCCAAGACCCTGTTCCCGGTGGGGGAACTGGAAAAGCCCGAAGTGCGCGCGATCGCCGAGAAACACCAGCTCGCCACCGCCAAGAAAAAGGATTCGACCGGGATCTGCTTCATCGGCGAGCGTCGCTTCAGCGATTTCCTCAAGCAATACCTGCCAGCCCAGCCGGGCGAGATCAAGACGACGGAAGGCGAAGTCATCGGTCGTCACCATGGCTTGATGTACCACACCATCGGCCAGCGCCAGGGCCTGGGCATCGGCGGGCTGAAAGATGCCGGCGAAGAGCCGTGGTACGTGCTGGTCAAGGACCTGGAGCACAACGAGCTGATCGTCGGCCAGGGCAACGACCATCCGTGGCTGTTCTCCCGCGCCCTGCTCGCCTCCGACATCTATTGGGTCAACCCGATCGACCTCAGCGAGCCGCGCCGCCTGACGGCCAAGGTTCGCTACCGCCAAAGCGACCAGCCCTGCACCCTGGAAAAAACCGCCAGCGGTTATCGCGCCACGTTCGATGATCCGCAGCGCGCGGTCACACCCGGCCAGTCCGTGGTGTTCTATGACGACGACATCTGCCTGGGCGGCGGCGTGATCGAAGTCGCCGAGCCTTGGAGCAACAAGGCATGA
- the hflD gene encoding high frequency lysogenization protein HflD: MTPTQEQLTALGGVFLAAVLVDRIAKTGQATEAGLGCMLGSLLVRDPKDTLEVYGGDDLNLREGYRALIGALERDPSTLQREPLRYALSMLGLERQLAKRDDLLETIGKRLPQIQSQVEHFGPSHENVIAACGALYQDTLSTLRQRIQVHGDMRNLQQPNNASKIRALLLAGIRSARLWRQLGGHRWQLVISRRKLLKELYPLMRNE; encoded by the coding sequence ATGACGCCGACCCAGGAGCAATTGACGGCACTGGGCGGCGTGTTTCTCGCCGCCGTGCTGGTGGACCGGATTGCCAAGACCGGCCAGGCCACCGAAGCCGGCCTGGGCTGCATGCTCGGCAGCTTGCTGGTGCGCGATCCCAAGGACACGCTGGAAGTCTACGGCGGCGACGACCTGAACCTGCGCGAAGGCTATCGCGCCTTGATCGGCGCCCTGGAGCGCGACCCCAGCACCCTGCAACGCGAACCGCTGCGCTACGCCCTGTCGATGCTGGGCCTGGAACGCCAGTTGGCCAAGCGCGACGATCTGCTCGAAACCATTGGCAAGCGCCTGCCGCAGATCCAGTCCCAGGTCGAGCACTTCGGGCCGTCCCACGAAAACGTCATCGCCGCCTGCGGTGCGCTGTACCAGGACACCCTGAGCACCTTGCGCCAGCGCATCCAGGTCCATGGCGACATGCGCAACCTGCAGCAACCGAACAACGCCTCGAAGATTCGCGCCCTGCTGTTGGCCGGGATTCGCTCGGCACGGCTATGGCGACAGCTCGGTGGTCATCGCTGGCAACTGGTGATCAGCCGACGCAAATTGTTGAAAGAGCTTTACCCGTTGATGCGCAACGAATAA
- a CDS encoding NUDIX hydrolase → MNWHPHVTVATLVEDNGRFLMVEESKGGRAVLNQPAGHLDPNETLIEAAIRETLEETGWDVEPTSVTGIYLYTAPSNGVTYQRVCFAAKALKHHPEYQLDDGILGAHWLTRDELLEQRDRWRSELIIRCIDDFLAGHRHSLSLIRPSL, encoded by the coding sequence ATGAACTGGCACCCCCACGTCACCGTCGCCACCCTCGTCGAAGACAACGGCCGCTTCCTGATGGTGGAAGAATCCAAAGGCGGACGCGCGGTACTCAACCAACCCGCCGGCCACCTGGACCCCAACGAAACCCTCATCGAAGCCGCCATACGCGAAACCCTCGAAGAAACCGGCTGGGACGTCGAGCCCACCAGCGTCACCGGCATCTACCTCTACACAGCCCCGAGCAACGGCGTGACCTACCAGCGAGTCTGCTTCGCCGCCAAAGCCTTGAAACACCACCCGGAATATCAACTGGACGACGGCATCCTCGGCGCCCATTGGTTGACCCGCGACGAACTGCTCGAACAGCGCGACCGCTGGCGTAGCGAGCTGATTATCCGCTGTATCGACGATTTTCTGGCCGGCCACCGCCACAGCCTGTCGCTGATCCGCCCTTCTCTTTAG